The Pasteuria penetrans genome segment TGCTGAGTTGCAAGATATCATTGCCATACTGGGTTTTGATGAATTGTCGGAAGAGGACAAACAGTTGGTGCTTCGGGCTCGCAAGGTGGAGAAGTTTTTATCGCAGAATATGCATGTTGCTGAACAATTTACAGGTCAGCCTGGTGTTTACGTTCCCATCAAGGAGACGGTACGTGCCTTTAAGGAGATTTTGGACGGTAAGCATGATAAGGTTCCTGAGGATGCCTTTTATATGGTTGGGAATATTGCTGATGTTTTGGCTAAGGCAGAGCGTTTGTCGTCCTCTGCATAGGGGGGAGAGTCCTCGTGGAGTTGATCATTCGAACACCCGAGCGGGAAGTTTTGTCCATCCAGGCGGCGTATGTATCTACACGGGCTGCTGGGGGTGTCATCGGGATTTTGCCTAGGCATGCACCTATGTTGAGTCCGTTATCCCCAAGCGTTCCGGTACGCGTTCGGGATCGGCAGGGACGTGAATCTTCCTATGCTGTTCACGGTGGTTTTTTGGAGGTTTTGCCTACGCAGGTCTTGGTGTTGGCTGAGAGTGCGGAGTCGGCAGAAGAAATTGATGTTCTGCGTTCTCGGGCCGCGCGCGAGAGGGCCGAGTCCCGGTTGGCTAGTGGGGAAGGGGATCTGCCGCGGGCTGAGGTTGCCTTGCAGCGGTCCCTAAATCGCTTGTCGGTTGCGGGAGATAGAGGTAACAAGGATTGAATACTAGAATGAATGTTTTTTTGTCTGTCCCTGTTTTGGGGGCAGGCTTTTTTGCGTTTGTATCGATATCGTATTTATACTTTTGGGCAATGGAGGCCTGGGGGGTTTTGTACAACAATCCACCAAATTGTACAGTGAGCCGTCCCAATTGGGCCCATCCCCCCCTGTACACTGTGTATGCTGCCCTATAACGTGTAGGACAAGTTCCGTTGTTGTTTCCCCCCCGTGACTTTTCCCCATACCCTCCACATTTGGCGTGTACTTAGCCGCGACTGTCCATGTTGAAAAGAGAGGGGTATCTACCCCCAAGCCTATCTATGGATCAACTGGTTATATGGCAGCCTAGTGACCTCAAACGGTCTGTTTGTCTATCCGTT includes the following:
- the atpC gene encoding ATP synthase F1 subunit epsilon, coding for MELIIRTPEREVLSIQAAYVSTRAAGGVIGILPRHAPMLSPLSPSVPVRVRDRQGRESSYAVHGGFLEVLPTQVLVLAESAESAEEIDVLRSRAARERAESRLASGEGDLPRAEVALQRSLNRLSVAGDRGNKD